A DNA window from Streptomyces bacillaris contains the following coding sequences:
- a CDS encoding S8 family peptidase produces the protein MVSQAAVWRVAAAACAVGALIAGAGTAGAAPTPTEGRILGADRAGAVEGSYIVTFKDSVARADIDKVARSLAGRHGGKVGHTYTAALRGFSVKVGEEQAKRLAADPSVARVEADGVAYALGTQNDPTWGLDRIDQRDLPGDRRFTYPNTASNVTAYVLDTGIRTSHRDFGGRAVSGYDFIDNDSVAQDCNGHGTHVAGTVGGTAYGVAKGVKLVGVRVLNCQGSSGSTWAPVLAGIDWVTKNAVKPAVANMSIGGGRNSSVDDALARSIASGVTYVVAAGNDGANACNTSPAAVPGAVTVGATDSRDARSIWPSGKSSNHGTCLDLFAPGSDVISASHLNDTGSRSDGGTSMASPHVAGAAALLLSANPSWTPKQVHDRLIADATPNKVTDARTGSPNRLLYVPNDGDTTPPPTGSTFENTNAFPIRDNTTVESPITVSGIAGNAPSALSVTVDIRHTFRGDLRVDLVAPDGGVFRLKDYNANDSADDVRGTFTVNASAKPANGTWKLRVSDNWVNDTGTLNSWSLKF, from the coding sequence ATGGTGTCTCAAGCTGCGGTGTGGCGTGTCGCCGCTGCCGCGTGTGCGGTCGGCGCACTGATAGCCGGTGCCGGTACGGCCGGTGCAGCACCCACGCCCACCGAAGGGCGCATCCTGGGCGCCGACCGCGCGGGCGCGGTGGAGGGCTCGTACATCGTCACCTTCAAGGACTCGGTGGCGCGGGCGGACATCGACAAGGTGGCGAGGTCACTCGCCGGACGGCACGGCGGAAAGGTCGGCCACACCTACACCGCCGCGCTCCGCGGCTTCTCCGTGAAGGTGGGCGAGGAGCAGGCCAAGCGGCTGGCGGCCGATCCCTCCGTCGCCCGCGTGGAGGCCGACGGAGTCGCGTACGCCCTGGGCACCCAGAACGACCCGACCTGGGGCCTGGACCGCATCGACCAGCGCGATCTGCCCGGCGACCGCAGGTTCACGTACCCCAACACCGCATCCAATGTGACGGCCTATGTGCTCGACACCGGGATACGCACCTCGCACCGGGACTTCGGCGGCCGGGCGGTCAGCGGCTACGACTTCATCGACAACGACTCCGTCGCCCAGGACTGCAACGGGCACGGCACCCACGTGGCGGGCACGGTCGGCGGTACGGCCTACGGCGTCGCCAAGGGCGTGAAGCTCGTGGGCGTACGGGTCCTCAACTGCCAGGGCTCCTCGGGCTCCACCTGGGCCCCGGTGCTGGCCGGCATCGACTGGGTGACCAAGAACGCGGTCAAGCCCGCCGTCGCCAACATGAGCATCGGCGGCGGCCGGAACTCCTCGGTCGACGACGCGCTGGCCCGGTCGATCGCCTCCGGCGTCACCTACGTCGTCGCGGCGGGCAACGACGGTGCCAACGCCTGCAACACCTCCCCGGCCGCCGTGCCGGGCGCGGTGACGGTCGGCGCCACCGACAGCCGCGACGCCCGGTCGATCTGGCCGAGCGGCAAGTCCTCCAACCACGGCACCTGCCTGGACCTGTTCGCCCCGGGCTCCGACGTCATCTCCGCCTCCCACCTCAACGACACCGGCTCCCGCTCCGACGGCGGCACCTCGATGGCCTCCCCGCACGTGGCGGGCGCGGCGGCCCTGCTGCTCTCGGCCAACCCCTCCTGGACGCCCAAGCAGGTCCACGACCGGCTGATCGCCGACGCCACCCCGAACAAGGTCACCGACGCGCGGACCGGTTCGCCCAACCGCCTGCTGTACGTCCCGAACGACGGCGACACCACCCCGCCGCCCACCGGCAGCACCTTCGAGAACACCAACGCCTTCCCGATCCGCGACAACACGACCGTCGAGTCCCCCATCACCGTGAGCGGCATCGCGGGCAACGCGCCCTCGGCGCTCTCCGTCACGGTCGACATCCGGCACACCTTCCGCGGTGACCTCCGGGTCGACCTCGTCGCCCCGGACGGCGGTGTCTTCCGGCTCAAGGACTACAACGCCAACGACAGCGCCGACGACGTACGCGGCACCTTCACCGTGAACGCCTCCGCCAAACCCGCCAACGGCACCTGGAAGCTGCGGGTGAGCGACAACTGGGTCAACGACACAGGGACGCTGAACTCCTGGTCGCTGAAGTTCTGA